CGGAGAATGCGCGGTTTATCGAGAGATGTAAGCGGCATCGCTCTCCTCTCCTCCGTTCCATGTTCGGCCTTCATGCATCATTCACACTGTCAGATGAGACCCTTCGTAAGTGCGTGGAATCGCCCGGCGCTATCGATGCCGGGTTCCACATACATACAGCAGAAGGTATCGAGGATCTGATCAACAGCATCAGGCAACATGGCAGACCGGTGGTGAAACGCCTGGATGACTTCGGGATCTGGAGCGACCGATCGCTCGCAGTTCATTGTGTACACGTGAATCCTGAGGAGATCGAGGTTCTGAAGTCGAGGGATGTGAGTGTCGTTCATAACCCCGAGTCGAACATGGGAAATGCGGTTGGCGCCGCGCCGGTGCTGGAGATGATGCGGAACGGAGTAAGAGTCGGCCTCGGAACCGACGGGTACGCCACCGACATGTTCGAGAGCATCAAGGTCGGCAACTGCTTGCACAAGCATAATGAGGCCAATCCGCAGGCAGCATGGTCGGAGATGCCTGCCATGGCCTTCAGCAATAACAGCAGGATCCTAGCCAAGTACTGGGATGCGCCGATTGGGGTCCTGCGTGCCGGGGCATACGCCGACATTATCACAGTGAACTACTGGGCGCCAACGCCGGTCACAGCTGGCAATTGGTACAGCCACGTGCTGTTCGGGGTCTCTGGAGGCATGGTGGACAGCACTATGGTTGGCGGAAGATTCCTGATGCACAAAGGGGCATTGCTTACGGTGGACGAACAGCGTATGGCGAAGCGCTCGAGGGAGCTTGCTGCTGATCTGTGGAAGAGAGTGTAGCCTCGTAGGGACTCGCGCTCTGTGCGAGGGCGTGAGCAGGCTAATGGTGTGACTACTAGAGGGGCGGCTGAGAGGCCGCCTCTTTCTTTCCCGCATTCCCGCCTCCAGTATCCATCATGTCCCATATTCAGCACCCTTGAGCATCGAACTTTTGAGTTTTCAGAGGTCTCGCACTTCGCGCTCCTTGAGATCGCCCACCGAAGCTATCACCCTGTAGACGGTCTTGGTGGGAAGAGGTTCGTCCTTCTTTGGCCTGCCAGGTCTGGACCTTCTGACAACCACCTCTTCGGCCTGTACGTCCCCCGAAATCGCGTAGAGGGCGTTGCGATTCTCACTCATGA
The sequence above is a segment of the Clostridia bacterium genome. Coding sequences within it:
- the ssnA gene encoding putative aminohydrolase SsnA produces the protein MKPNLLLGNGVVLTCEESPQVFEDGAVAVAGEFIADVGPTAALKEKYPDAQFEDVGGRLIMPGMTCAHMHLYSTFARGMALDGAPARTFGQILERLWWRLDRALTEEDVRMSAMMPLIWCVRNGTTTILDHHSGPNAIPGSLDVIADAVTEVGIRASLAYEVSDRDGERVAAEAIAENARFIERCKRHRSPLLRSMFGLHASFTLSDETLRKCVESPGAIDAGFHIHTAEGIEDLINSIRQHGRPVVKRLDDFGIWSDRSLAVHCVHVNPEEIEVLKSRDVSVVHNPESNMGNAVGAAPVLEMMRNGVRVGLGTDGYATDMFESIKVGNCLHKHNEANPQAAWSEMPAMAFSNNSRILAKYWDAPIGVLRAGAYADIITVNYWAPTPVTAGNWYSHVLFGVSGGMVDSTMVGGRFLMHKGALLTVDEQRMAKRSRELAADLWKRV